From the genome of Hyperolius riggenbachi isolate aHypRig1 chromosome 9, aHypRig1.pri, whole genome shotgun sequence, one region includes:
- the LOC137533356 gene encoding tyrosinase-like isoform X1, which produces MDPNRNSNFPGNMLALCIFLSLCFNGIHGQFPRTCTTRQALDEKKCCPIWTDGSPCGEASGRGKCRDWVVPVSIKRKHFMAAQENDERLNWPKFFYDNTCECFGNYSGNNCGDCQYGHFGAKCERKSIVVRKEIHELSLAERKKFFSYLNLAKNTKSKDFVIVSTGDRYHLNTYQFVDASIYDVFAWIHYYSTKSLLINGEFDSSRNYAHQGPAFPGWHRLGLAFLERQIQLLTSDENFALPYYDWRGEKNCSICTNDLMGANNDQGALDSYSNFASWKIICGGENDREDAYCLAATDVHQRELLQRKPGTTRSVTLPSFKDVEDTLQWKQFDTPPYDRTAQRSFRNVLEGFLRPSDGVTQGASMHNLAHVYFGGTMGRVPISANDPMFVLHHCFVDKILEAWLEKYKATPAVYSENTQRGQGAEECATPYFPCYRNKDLINRSDKFGYTYSVFQNL; this is translated from the exons AAATTCTAATTTCCCTGGAAATATGCTTGCCTTGTGCATCTTCCTCTCTCTTTGTTTTAATGGGATCCATGGTCAGTTCCCAAGAACCTGCACCACAAGACAAGCACTGGATGAAAAGAAATGTTGCCCCATTTGGACAGATGGCAGCCCCTGTGGTGAAGCCTCTGGCCGTGGTAAATGTCGGGACTGGGTTGTTCCTGTTTCCATTAAACGAAAGCATTTCATGGCGGCCCAAGAAAATGATGAGCGCTTGAACTGGCCAAAGTTTTTTTACGATAATACCTGTGAGTGCTTTGGAAATTACAGTGGCAACAACTGTGGCGACTGCCAGTATGGGCATTTTGGAGCAAAATGTGAGCGCAAAAGCATAGTTGTGCGGAAGGAAATTCATGAGCTTTCTTTAGCTGAAAGGAAAAAGTTCTTCAGCTACCTAAATCTGGCCAAAAATACAAAAAGCAAAGACTTTGTTATCGTGTCCACTGGAGATCGGTATCACTTAAACACATACCAATTTGTTGACGCCTCCATCTATGATGTCTTTGCCTGGATCCATTACTACTCCACAAAATCACTACTCATAAACGGTGAATTTGATTCATCCAGAAATTATGCTCATCAAGGCCCTGCTTTTCCCGGCTGGCATCGGCTGGGTCTGGCCTTTTTGGAGAGACAAATTCAGCTTCTTACAAGTGATGAAAATTTTGCCCTTCCCTATTACGACTGGCGAGGAGAAAAAAACTGCTCCATCTGCACCAATGACTTAATGGGTGCTAATAATGACCAGGGGGCTCTGGACAGTTATTCCAACTTTGCATCTTGGAAG ATTATCTGTGGTGGTGAAAACGACCGTGAAGATGCTTATTGCCTTGCCGCGACTGATGTCCACCAGCGAGAGTTATTGCAGAGAAAACCCGGCACGACCCGCTCCGTCACACTGCCCTCCTTCAAAGATGTGGAGGATACTCTGCAGTGGAAACAATTTGACACGCCCCCTTATGACAGGACAGCCCAGAGAAGCTTCCGTAATGTCTTGGAAG gTTTCTTGAGGCCATCAGACGGTGTAACGCAGGGAGCCAGCATGCATAACCTGGCTCACGTGTACTTCGGTGGAACAATGGGCAGGGTGCCAATCTCAGCCAATGACCCGATGTTTGTCCTGCATCACTGTTTCGTAGATAA gattttGGAAGCGTGGCTTGAAAAATACAAAGCAACCCCAGCGGtgtactctgaaaacactcagCGAGGGCAAGGCGCTGAAGAGTGTGCCACCCCCTACTTCCCCTGTTACCGAAACAAAGACCTCATaaacagatctgacaagtttggGTACACCTACTCAGTTTTCCAAAACCTGTAG
- the LOC137533356 gene encoding tyrosinase-like isoform X2 translates to MLALCIFLSLCFNGIHGQFPRTCTTRQALDEKKCCPIWTDGSPCGEASGRGKCRDWVVPVSIKRKHFMAAQENDERLNWPKFFYDNTCECFGNYSGNNCGDCQYGHFGAKCERKSIVVRKEIHELSLAERKKFFSYLNLAKNTKSKDFVIVSTGDRYHLNTYQFVDASIYDVFAWIHYYSTKSLLINGEFDSSRNYAHQGPAFPGWHRLGLAFLERQIQLLTSDENFALPYYDWRGEKNCSICTNDLMGANNDQGALDSYSNFASWKIICGGENDREDAYCLAATDVHQRELLQRKPGTTRSVTLPSFKDVEDTLQWKQFDTPPYDRTAQRSFRNVLEGFLRPSDGVTQGASMHNLAHVYFGGTMGRVPISANDPMFVLHHCFVDKILEAWLEKYKATPAVYSENTQRGQGAEECATPYFPCYRNKDLINRSDKFGYTYSVFQNL, encoded by the exons ATGCTTGCCTTGTGCATCTTCCTCTCTCTTTGTTTTAATGGGATCCATGGTCAGTTCCCAAGAACCTGCACCACAAGACAAGCACTGGATGAAAAGAAATGTTGCCCCATTTGGACAGATGGCAGCCCCTGTGGTGAAGCCTCTGGCCGTGGTAAATGTCGGGACTGGGTTGTTCCTGTTTCCATTAAACGAAAGCATTTCATGGCGGCCCAAGAAAATGATGAGCGCTTGAACTGGCCAAAGTTTTTTTACGATAATACCTGTGAGTGCTTTGGAAATTACAGTGGCAACAACTGTGGCGACTGCCAGTATGGGCATTTTGGAGCAAAATGTGAGCGCAAAAGCATAGTTGTGCGGAAGGAAATTCATGAGCTTTCTTTAGCTGAAAGGAAAAAGTTCTTCAGCTACCTAAATCTGGCCAAAAATACAAAAAGCAAAGACTTTGTTATCGTGTCCACTGGAGATCGGTATCACTTAAACACATACCAATTTGTTGACGCCTCCATCTATGATGTCTTTGCCTGGATCCATTACTACTCCACAAAATCACTACTCATAAACGGTGAATTTGATTCATCCAGAAATTATGCTCATCAAGGCCCTGCTTTTCCCGGCTGGCATCGGCTGGGTCTGGCCTTTTTGGAGAGACAAATTCAGCTTCTTACAAGTGATGAAAATTTTGCCCTTCCCTATTACGACTGGCGAGGAGAAAAAAACTGCTCCATCTGCACCAATGACTTAATGGGTGCTAATAATGACCAGGGGGCTCTGGACAGTTATTCCAACTTTGCATCTTGGAAG ATTATCTGTGGTGGTGAAAACGACCGTGAAGATGCTTATTGCCTTGCCGCGACTGATGTCCACCAGCGAGAGTTATTGCAGAGAAAACCCGGCACGACCCGCTCCGTCACACTGCCCTCCTTCAAAGATGTGGAGGATACTCTGCAGTGGAAACAATTTGACACGCCCCCTTATGACAGGACAGCCCAGAGAAGCTTCCGTAATGTCTTGGAAG gTTTCTTGAGGCCATCAGACGGTGTAACGCAGGGAGCCAGCATGCATAACCTGGCTCACGTGTACTTCGGTGGAACAATGGGCAGGGTGCCAATCTCAGCCAATGACCCGATGTTTGTCCTGCATCACTGTTTCGTAGATAA gattttGGAAGCGTGGCTTGAAAAATACAAAGCAACCCCAGCGGtgtactctgaaaacactcagCGAGGGCAAGGCGCTGAAGAGTGTGCCACCCCCTACTTCCCCTGTTACCGAAACAAAGACCTCATaaacagatctgacaagtttggGTACACCTACTCAGTTTTCCAAAACCTGTAG